The following nucleotide sequence is from Mesobacillus jeotgali.
ATCACGCTTGTTACATTGCTGCCGATTGCGGTTGGCCTGCTGCTCGTTGGTAAGGAAGCCATTTCGTTTGTATACGAGCGTGGTCGCTTTACGGCGGAGGATACACAGAATACGTATATTGCACTTGTTTATTATATTCCTTTGATTGTTACTCAGGGCTTGCAGTACATTGTTTCCAAATCGATGTACGCCCGGGGCAAAACAGCGATTGTGCTGAGGATCAGTATTACGACGATTGTATTGAACCTTGTCTTCAACTGGATTCTCGTTGGGCCGTTCGGATATCCAGGGCTCGCGCTGACGAGCTCACTCGTTTCGATTTACTATTTGGGAGTTTCGACGTTTGTCGTCTATAAGGATTTTGACCGAGAAGAGCGATTAAGGCTGGCCAAGCTGTTTGCAAGAGTCATCCTGCCGACTCTGATCATGGCAATTCCAATTTATTTGATCAAACAGTTTACAACGATTTCCGAACTGTACTCGCTCATTCAGCTAGGCATTTTAGTGCCGCTCGGTGTAGTGCTTTATGCAGCTGGAATTTACTTCTTCTACCGAGAAGGCTTCAGGCAGCTGCTCGGGATATTGCGTAAGAAGAAATCAGCTTGATATTGATATTTGTTTCTTTTAACACATTAAAGCGGTGGGGGTCTGACCCCCACCGCTTTAATGTGTTGATGTGTACACTTTTTTGACGCGATCTAAATAGGCCATTTTTTCTCCCAGGCCATAGAAGCTCTTCTTCTTACATACTCATGTTCATCCTTCACAAACTGTCTGATTAGGTTACGGGTTTCCTCGTTATTTGATGCAATTTCACCAAGTCCAAATGCAATCTGCCATCTTGTATCAGGGTCTTCATAAGTTACCGCATGGCGAGCAATGGCTATCAGCTGTTCTGGATGTTGAATGAGGAGTTCTAAGATATTTTCACATTCATTATCCCGAGCGAGGATATAGAGGAAGTTATCCAGTATATCATGGTCCCATTGACTTACTGGGATACCAGCGACCAATTCAGCAGAATCCTGATAAATGGATTCCCAGCGGAGATACTCCGTCTCCCACTCACCAGCAGGTGCCGTTCGTGTGTGTTTACTCGCCCAGAGCCTGAACTCATTTACCTGCCCCATGAACTCCTTTTCCAATGAAGAATCCTCCCATCGATACAGCTAGTTTATTCAACAAGATTTTAACACAGTAAAGCGGTGGGGGTCAGACCCCCACCGCTTTACTGTGTTGAAGTTTATTTTACGATTGGCAGGTCTGTGATCAGGTCGGAGCGGATGTAGACTTCGTTCTGCGCTGCTGCGTCTGACATGATCTTGAGCCATTCGTAGTTGTCTGTGTGCTTGACGGATCCTAGGATTGCTACTGGTGATCCTGTGTTTTTATTTGCATATACTAATGCTGATTCTGTTCCAGGATTTACTCTTGCGTTTACTCCATCGACTGTTGTTTGGCCGATACGATATGCACTTGCGCCACGGTCTTTTTTCCCTAAGAACATGTCGACTCTATGCATATGACCGGCAATTTTTTGTCCCCAGAATGGATCTGAAGCGTATTTAACGTTAAATCCGCGAGCCTTGTTTCCTGTGGCAGCGCCGTTAGCGTGTGAACCGACAGGATTGATGTAGTTCTTGTTCAAGTATCGATCTGCAAGAGCATCAATGGCTTCATTTGGTGTAGTAAATTGTTCAGCAAGATCTGTGTTGCTGTCATACGCTTTAATTCCGAACAGGTTATTCCGCTCCAATGCATATTTGCTCATGCCAAAGTCACTTTCATGCATGGCCATTCCAAGAATAAGCAAGGCATTGATATTATGCTTCACTTCTGCTTCTTTCAGGTATGCTCCAAGCCCTTTGATTTTGCTCGCTGTTGTAGCGTTCTTATATCTTGCGAAAGTTGTTGGATTCGATGTGAATAGCGCCTCTTTTTCAGCTAGGACACTATCAATATACCTATTTAACTCTTCGGCAGTGTATACAGTTTCAGTACGGGCCGGTAAATAGTTGAAATACTGATAAGCAGTTCCCACTACGTTTCCAGTCGTATTCATGAACTGGCCGCCATCCCAGCTATAATAATTCTGACCTTGAGCCATGAAGCTAGGTGCAAATCCCATTGTATAGGATACATATGATTTTTTTACAGGGTCAAAGATCGAGTGGACTAATTCACCCTTAGAGTTAACAGAATAGTAGTTTCTGCCTTCGATTAGTTGTAAAGGAACCATCGAAACCTCTTCATGCTTGACGTAGACTGTTTTGCCCGCAAGAATTACTTTTACATAATTCTCTGTAGCATCCACGTATTTCATTTCCTGTCCAGCTGGCAGGTACGTAAATGAAGATGATAAACTAGAATCTTTGTATATATAAGTCAATGCTTTGCCAAGAACAGGCTTTGACCAAACCAGTCCAGCATTCATTTCTACTATTTGCTCATTAACGGTTACTACCTGGTTATTTGCTGTTGCTGCTGTTTTAGCTGCATCAAAGCTTGAATAAGTTTTAGAGCTGTAAACTAGTTCACCATTTGACTGGATAGTAGCCACTTTATAACCCGCTGCTCCTGCTTCACCTGGTTCTTCAGGAATTTGTGCTTCTTCCATTTTGTTTAGCATACGATAGATAAAAGCAGCTGCTTCCTGGCGAGTTGCCGTCTTTTTAGGCAAGAACTTGTATGTACCATCGCCATTTGAAAGACCCTTTATCAAACCATCCCTTGAGTTTTTAGCGACAGCCATTTTGAAATTGCTGTTGATTTCATTTGCATCGGAAAAATTCAACACTGCGTCTTCACGAGAAATTTGCATGTAATTAAACGCTCGGTCTATCATCGCCGCTGCCTGTTCTCTTGAGATCTGCTCATTTGGCCCGAAGGTTGTAGGTGTGTATCCCATGATAATACCCGCTGCTGTGGCACTGTTAATGCCATGTGCTAGACCAGATGATAGCGGGACATCAGAAAACACATGCGGACCTTCAGGTAATTTAAGTGCCCGTGAAATAAATGTCGCAAACTGTCCGCGGCTCACATTAAGATTCGGTTTATAGACGCCTTCTCCATACCCTTGGATCACTTTTTCAGCAATCATCGCGCGCATTTCTGTCTCTAAGGCACTGCCTGTAATATCGTCCTGTGCATAAGCCTTTGGCTGCTGATACGACAATAAACTGCTCACTGTCAACCCGAAAGTCAAGGCGAGCACACCAAATTTCTTCCTCATTCTTTTACCCCCAGATGTAATTTGCCTATTTTTCTGACAATTTTCTCTCTCATTCTACCAATTTATTTACAATTATAATAGACAATTTTCGAATATTTTATAAAATGGTCAAAAACTACTGTCTATTAAGTTTCTCACTTTATATATCGGTCATATTGCTTATTTTTTTAGACAAAATCCTATAGAAAAAGCTGGGAAATATCTTCCCAGCTTATCTTGCGTTGATAGAATTATAGATTGATGCGGCAAATGTCGCACGAGTTGCTTTCAGTGATGAGCCGTATGTGCTGCCGCTAAAGATTGTCGTTGTGTCGATTTTATGCATTGTCAAAATTGCATCATATGCCCAATAGCCAGGTGCAACGTCTGAATACGGTGCGCTTGCTGCTTGAATACCATGGTTGCTTAGCTTGAATGCTCTTTGGACGATTTTTGCCATTTCTGCTTTTGTCATATTGTTGTTTGGACGGAATGTTCCATCAGCAAACCCGCTAATGACTCCAGCTTCCTTGATTGCAGCGATATCAGCTGCGAATTGGTAGTTAGGCGAGACATCCTTGAATCCGTCAAGGGATGCAGGCTTCAGCTTTAGCACACGATTGATGATGGCTGCAGCTTGTCCTCTTGTTACCGGCTGTTCCGGCTGGAAAGTCGTATTGTCAATGCCTTTAATGACGTTTTGGTTGCTTAACGTACGTACAGCTTCATATGCCAGATGATCCTGCGGTACATCCTGATATTCCCCTGGCTGAAGGTTTACTTCTTCCAAAACTCTTTTTGCTCCATAGAATTTTGGTCCCCAATAGGAGCTGTCAAGTGAGTCTATTTTTATACCCTTGCTTGTCGTTGCACTTAGGAATTGATTGTCGCCTATGTATATCCCGGAATGGGTAATTCCCGCTTTATTATATGTTTTTTCGAAGAATACTAGATCGCCTGGTTGAAGTTCTGATTTGGAAACTGCTTTCCCGACGTTATATTGATCAGCAGAAATCCTTGGCATATCCACGCCTACTTGGTCGTAAACATAACCGATATATCCAGAGCAATCGAATCCGCTTGGCGTTGTTCCACCATAAAGATATGGAACTCCTATATATTTGTGTGCGATTTCTACCACTTGTTCTTGTTGTGTTGCTGCCATGGCTGTTTGGAATGGGATCATCGATAGTATTAGCGCTGCCAAGATTAGCTTGGATATGAACTTCTTCATCAGTACACCTCTGCCTCGTTGATTTTTTTGGAAGAAAATATCGTATTTTGCCTCATTGAGGCTATTTTACCAGAATATGAATGTTATAAATTTTACGGTTATATTACAAATCTCGCAAAATCGGTTTACAGTTTTGTAGAAAGGGTAATTATACTTGGTTCTGATGGTATTATTGTATTTAATTAATGAAGAACTTCGAGGTAGGTTTTGTTGGTACCTGTGAGTTACCATCTTTTACCCCTCGACAAAGTTCGACATTTTTTGCTATAACTTATATAAGTTAAGATTTTGGTTGGTAATCTATTTTGGGCTGCCAATCAGCCATTTGTTGACACCGATCTGGTAAATCGGTGTCTTTTTTTGTCGAAAGCGAGGGATTATCCCCTGGAAGAATAAAAGGCGCACATGAATTACTTCATGTGCGCCTTTGTTTATTGTTGGGCTTTAACACACTAACGCACCGGGGGTCAGACCCCCGGTGCGTTAATACTTTACTTTAGTGCTGGATTGTTGGCTTTGGACAGGAAGACGGAGTAGGTGGATCTTTGCATTTTTTCGTTTGGTTTGAAGGTTCCGTCTGTGTATCCTGTTGTGATTTTGGCTGCTGCTAGATTGTAGATTTGCTGGTAGCCGGCCATTCCTGCTGGGACGTCGCTGAAGCTTCCTGTTGGTGCGTTTGGCAGTTTGTATGCTTTCGACAGCATGATCGCCATTTCAGCGCGTGATACATATTCATTCGGGCGGAAGGTTTTGTCTGCCCGGCCGCTGATAATGCCTTGTTCGTACGCTGATTGTATAAATCCGGATGCGAAGCTGCTGCTCGGTACATCGGAGAACCTTGTCGCTCTTTGTGTGCCATTCAGCCCAAGCGCTCTGCCCAGCATGGCTATCGCTTCTGCCCGGGTCACATTATTTGCAGGATGCAGCTGGTTGAAGGCGTCCCCTTTTAGTATATTCACTGAATATAGGTACATCATGTTCCGGCTGTACCATACTGAGTTATCGAGGTCGGGAATCACCGGACTGGAAATCGATACAATCGTTTCATTTACTTTATCCCTAAGCATGGTTCCATTGAGCCATGGATAAATTGTATACTTTATTGATCCGCTTTTGCCATAATCCTCAAACGAAGCGGAAGTTGCTTTATTCGCGATTAACCTGCCATCTCGATAGACAGAATATGCTTGATACTTCTCTAATACAGGCTGCATATTAAGCTTGAGGGAACCCTTCCCTCCAGTGGTAAAGGTAATAGGTGCCTGAGACTGGTCTACAGGAACCTTGTCAGTCTGGACAAGTCCGAAACCATATAAACGATCTCTTCCCGCCATGCCCAGATCCTTCGCGTTTTTTTGTAAAAGAGAACGAATTTGATCATTCGTATAGCCTGGAAATTTTTCTTTATAGAGCGCGGCCATACCGGCAACGAATGGAGCTGCCATCGAAGTTCCGCTCATGGAACCATACCCTGATTTCACAAGGCTTGTTGGGATGGTGGAGTAAATCATTTCTCCTGGAGCCGACAGCTCGATTTCCTGGCCTGTTGCTGATGAAGATGATCTTCGATTATCTGACTTAGTTGACGCTACTGCGATAACGCTAGGGAATTTCGCAGGATACTCGACGTTTTCTTCACTTCCTGAAAAAGTCCCTTCATTCCCTGCCGCAGCGATGACCATGATTCCATTTGCATTGGCCTTGTCCACCATCGCCTTAATTCCCATGTCAGGATATGGTGTCGTCAAACTCATGTTGATAATATGAACACCCTTGCGAATGGCCCAATCGATGCCGGCCATGATCGTGGAGGTTGTGCCGTCACCATTGCCATCAAGTGCTTTTACTGCATAAATCTCCGCACCAGGAGCGACACCGACTATGCCAATATCATTGTTTTTCGCAGCAATGATCCCCGCTACATGTGTGCCATGTCCATTTTCATCAAGGTATGATTTACTGCATGCATTCACACTGATAGAGTCATCCAGCGTACAGACTCCCTCTTTAACAGACAGGTCGGGATGGCTGGAGTCTACTCCAGTATCAACAATGGCCACTTTTACCCCTGCCCCCGTTAAAGTAGATGGCACTTTGGCAGTAAGACTGATATTCGTGTGTCCCCAGGGGGTGGTTTGTGCGCTTGATTCAAACTTATTCTCTTTTTGAAAGCCGGTAATCTTACCAAGAGAAAGTAGCTCCTCAAGCTTTGCTAGTTCCATCACTACTGTGGCCGCCTTAATTGAAGCATAAGACTGAACGAGTTCCCCGCCATTTTCCTCAATCATTTCAAGGGCCATTTCGTCATTAAAGAATACTATGTAACGTTCCGGCTCAGCTTGCAGGTCGATAGTGGAAGCAAAAGATGGGACAGCTGCCGAGGTGATTAATACTAAAGTTAACAGTGAAGCAATCCAGTTTTTCATGCCATTTCCTCGTTTCCTTGAAAAGTCCCTTCTACTTAAAAAGCACAAGTGCCTTGTTCAGCCCTGACAAGCGCTGGAGCAAGACACAAATCGAAGTATAAAATGATTATACTAGAAAAGGAGCCTATTATAAGACTCCTTTCCTATTTTAATAGGTTCATATTATAAATCAATAAATAACTAATTCACATTATTATATAAATACGTTACGTTATAACCTTTTGCTTTGTAATAATCAAGAATGCCGAGGTAAATGGCTTCTGCTGCTTCCTGGCGCCACCATGCGGATGCAAGTTTCTCGTTATCTTTCTTATTATCAATAAATCCTAATTCCACTAGAACTGCAGGCATTGAGTTTTCACGGAGAACATGATAATCGCCATGATCGATTCCACGGTCGTACAGCTTCCATGCTGCCAACAGGCGATTCTGGATTGCCGCTGCAAGTCTTTTACTATCGGAATGGTACGGGTTCGTCGCTGATGTACCATAGTAATAAACCTCGGTACCGTTTGCCGATCCATTAAAGGCATTCGCATGAATGCTGACAAAAGTATCTCCGCCGACACTCTTCGCCAAGCTAACGCGCTGGGAAAGCGTTAAGTACACATCTGTTTCACGCGTTAACTTATAAGAAAAAGGCGTTTTAGCTAAAAGAGCTTTTACTTTAAGTGCTGTATCAAGCACGACTGCTTTTTCCTGGATTCCGTAACCTGATGCTCCAGGATC
It contains:
- a CDS encoding HEAT repeat domain-containing protein; the encoded protein is MEKEFMGQVNEFRLWASKHTRTAPAGEWETEYLRWESIYQDSAELVAGIPVSQWDHDILDNFLYILARDNECENILELLIQHPEQLIAIARHAVTYEDPDTRWQIAFGLGEIASNNEETRNLIRQFVKDEHEYVRRRASMAWEKKWPI
- a CDS encoding S-layer homology domain-containing protein; translation: MRKKFGVLALTFGLTVSSLLSYQQPKAYAQDDITGSALETEMRAMIAEKVIQGYGEGVYKPNLNVSRGQFATFISRALKLPEGPHVFSDVPLSSGLAHGINSATAAGIIMGYTPTTFGPNEQISREQAAAMIDRAFNYMQISREDAVLNFSDANEINSNFKMAVAKNSRDGLIKGLSNGDGTYKFLPKKTATRQEAAAFIYRMLNKMEEAQIPEEPGEAGAAGYKVATIQSNGELVYSSKTYSSFDAAKTAATANNQVVTVNEQIVEMNAGLVWSKPVLGKALTYIYKDSSLSSSFTYLPAGQEMKYVDATENYVKVILAGKTVYVKHEEVSMVPLQLIEGRNYYSVNSKGELVHSIFDPVKKSYVSYTMGFAPSFMAQGQNYYSWDGGQFMNTTGNVVGTAYQYFNYLPARTETVYTAEELNRYIDSVLAEKEALFTSNPTTFARYKNATTASKIKGLGAYLKEAEVKHNINALLILGMAMHESDFGMSKYALERNNLFGIKAYDSNTDLAEQFTTPNEAIDALADRYLNKNYINPVGSHANGAATGNKARGFNVKYASDPFWGQKIAGHMHRVDMFLGKKDRGASAYRIGQTTVDGVNARVNPGTESALVYANKNTGSPVAILGSVKHTDNYEWLKIMSDAAAQNEVYIRSDLITDLPIVK
- a CDS encoding C40 family peptidase; the protein is MKKFISKLILAALILSMIPFQTAMAATQQEQVVEIAHKYIGVPYLYGGTTPSGFDCSGYIGYVYDQVGVDMPRISADQYNVGKAVSKSELQPGDLVFFEKTYNKAGITHSGIYIGDNQFLSATTSKGIKIDSLDSSYWGPKFYGAKRVLEEVNLQPGEYQDVPQDHLAYEAVRTLSNQNVIKGIDNTTFQPEQPVTRGQAAAIINRVLKLKPASLDGFKDVSPNYQFAADIAAIKEAGVISGFADGTFRPNNNMTKAEMAKIVQRAFKLSNHGIQAASAPYSDVAPGYWAYDAILTMHKIDTTTIFSGSTYGSSLKATRATFAASIYNSINAR
- a CDS encoding S8 family serine peptidase → MKNWIASLLTLVLITSAAVPSFASTIDLQAEPERYIVFFNDEMALEMIEENGGELVQSYASIKAATVVMELAKLEELLSLGKITGFQKENKFESSAQTTPWGHTNISLTAKVPSTLTGAGVKVAIVDTGVDSSHPDLSVKEGVCTLDDSISVNACSKSYLDENGHGTHVAGIIAAKNNDIGIVGVAPGAEIYAVKALDGNGDGTTSTIMAGIDWAIRKGVHIINMSLTTPYPDMGIKAMVDKANANGIMVIAAAGNEGTFSGSEENVEYPAKFPSVIAVASTKSDNRRSSSSATGQEIELSAPGEMIYSTIPTSLVKSGYGSMSGTSMAAPFVAGMAALYKEKFPGYTNDQIRSLLQKNAKDLGMAGRDRLYGFGLVQTDKVPVDQSQAPITFTTGGKGSLKLNMQPVLEKYQAYSVYRDGRLIANKATSASFEDYGKSGSIKYTIYPWLNGTMLRDKVNETIVSISSPVIPDLDNSVWYSRNMMYLYSVNILKGDAFNQLHPANNVTRAEAIAMLGRALGLNGTQRATRFSDVPSSSFASGFIQSAYEQGIISGRADKTFRPNEYVSRAEMAIMLSKAYKLPNAPTGSFSDVPAGMAGYQQIYNLAAAKITTGYTDGTFKPNEKMQRSTYSVFLSKANNPALK